The sequence below is a genomic window from Phycisphaerales bacterium AB-hyl4.
CCCGCACCGCCACCGGCAGCACAATCGCCACCAGCACCAACCCCGCCAACACCTCCACCAACGTAAACCCCCGCCCACCGACAACCCCCCGCCCCCCCGAGCACCCCCCGAATCCCACGGCGTCACGCCGTGGGCGCCCCCCCCAACCCCCAAACCGCCCCTCAAAGCCAAAACCCCAAACCTTTCATTCATCATCGCACCCCTCCCAACCCAAGCGCCGCCGCCTCCCGCACCGCGTACCGCTCGCTCGCCGACCGCGCCGCCACCAGCACCGGCTCACCCCGTCGCCCGACCAACTCAAACACGCCCGGATCGCTTCGCCCGTTCGGATAAAACCGCACATACCCCCGCCGCAGCGTCTCGTCGTCCGCCTCCCAGTAAACCGCCACATCCCCCGGCAGCACGATCGGCCGAGCCACCGGCACCGGCACCGCCTCGTCCTCCGGCAGCTCCTCGTGACTCAACCACAACTCATGCAGCTCAAGGTCGACATGCAGCCGATACACCCGCGCCTCGCTCACCGCCAGCGACCGCGCCAGCCGCGTCATCGCCACCATCTCACCCGCCGCCGCGTGCACCTCCCGCCCGCTCACAAACGGCCGCAACGTCGGCAACGACACCCCCAGCAACACCCCCACCACCAACAACACCATCACCAGTTCCAGCAACGTAAACCCACCACGCGCCCCACCCCCCGCGCGCACCGCCCCCCATAAAGCCCACGGATCGCATCCGTGGGCACCCCCCGCCCTCACATCACCAGTTCCCAATACGCTCACCATCGCCGCCTTCCGGCCCCTCGGAGTAGAGGTCGTACCCATCATCGTTGTACCGCCCCGGATACTCATACACGTACGGGTTCCCCCACGGGTCCGTCGGCACGCCGCGACTCAAATACCGGTTCCAGTTCGGCGCATTGCTCGGCCGCTCCACCAACGCCTCCAACCCCTCCTGCGTCGTCGGGAACCGACCGTTATCAATCTCAAACGCATCCAACGCCGTCTCCAGACTTCGAATGTCCGCCCGCGCCGCCGTCACCCGCGCCTGCTCGCCTCGGCCGGTAAACCGTGTCACCACGATCCCCACCAGCACGCCCAGTATCACGAGCACCAGCAGCAGCTCGATCATCGAAAAACCCGCAACCCGTTGACCATGTCGTTTCATATTCATGTTCCTGATGTCTCTATTTCGCCGCGTTGCTCGCGACGCGCTCTCGCTCGATCACTGAATCTCGATCACTGAATCAAGTCCTGCAACGTCAAGATCGGCATCAGCATGCCGACCACCACCGTTCCCACCACTGCCGCCATAATCACCAGCATCGCCGGCTCCGCCATCGCCACCAGCGTTCGCAACCGTCGATCCAGTTCCCCTTCAAAACTGTTCGCCAGCCGCGTCAACTCACCATCAAGCCGACCCGTCTCTTCCGCCACCGCCACCATCTCCGTCACCGACGCCGGAAACAACTGCCTCGCCTCGCCCAGCGATTTCGCCAGCGATTCGCCATGCTGCACCCGCTCGATCGCCTGCTCCACCACATCCGACAGCGTCTGATTGCCTAACGCCTCCCGCGCCACGCGTAATGCACCGATCAACGGCACACCCGCCCCCAGCAGCGTGCCCAGCATTCGGCAAAACCGCACCAGCGCAAACCGCGCCAGCACCGTCCCCACCATCGGCAGCCGCAGCATCATCCGATCCCGCCACCGCCGACCGCTCTGCGTCGCCAGCGTCCGCGTCGCCCACAACCCCGCAATCGCAAGCACCACCAGCACCGCCAGCGACCACGGGCTGAGCACCGCCTCGCTCGCCGCCATGATCGCCCGCGTCAGCACGGGCAGTTCCGCGCCATACTCTTCAAAAAACCCCGCGAACTGCGGGATGAAAAACACCAGGCACGCCGCCAGCACCAGCACCGTCATCACCGCCAGCAGCGCCGGATACACCAGCGCCGCCCGCACCCGCCCCACCAGATCCGCCTCCCTCGCGCGGAAGTCCGCAATCTGATTCAGCACCACATCGAGAAACCCGCCCATCTCACCGGCCCGCACCATTGCCACGTACACCGTCGGAAAGCTTCGCGGATGCCGCGCCAGCGCTTCCGCCAACGGCTCACCGTCCACCACCGCATCGCGGATCGCCTCCCGCTGCGTCTTCTCCGCTGCCGACGACGCCTCGCGCGCGATGATCTGCAACGCCTTGCCAAGCGGCACGCCCGCCGCCAGCAGGTTCGCAAGCTCGCGTGTAAACGCATCCACCGCCGCCGCCGACACCCGCCGACCGCGCCCCATCAGCCCCGTCGCCGCCGCGGCGTGCTCTTCGATCGCCACCGGCGTCAGTCCTCGTCGCGTCATCTCATCCATCGCCGCGCCGCGACTGTCCGCCGACAGCGTCCCCGACGTCGCCTTGCCCGCCCCATCAATCGCCTTGTAAGAAAACGTCGCGCTCATCGTCTGCATCCCAATCCCGTCCACCGCACATCACCCATCACCCCGAAGCCCACGGATTCCATCCGTGGGCTTTACCCGCACCACCCCAACTCGAAACTCGAAACTAGAAACTAGAAACTCGAAACTAACCCCCCTCCCCCTCCACCTCCCGCCGTTCGTCTTTCGTCACGCGAAGCACTTCCGCCACCGTCGTCACCCCTTCGCGAACCAGTCGCCAGCCGTCGTCGCGCAGGCTCGCCATGCCGTTGCCCATTGCATGTTCGCGGATCTCGCCGCCCGACCGCGTTTCGAGAATCATTCGCCGCAATGACTCGGTCACCGGCATCAATTCAAAGATGCCCCGCCGACCGCGGTAGCCCGTGTTCTGACACGATCGACAGCCGCGCCCTTCGAACAACACGTCGGGCAATGCGTCCCCGAACTGCCGCCGTGCCTTCGCCGACTCGTCCGCAGGCAGCGCAGCCTTGCAGTCTTCGCAGATCAGCCGCACCAGCCGCTGCGCAATCACAAGCTCCAGCGACGACGCCACCAGGTAAGGCTCAACGCCCATGTCCACCAGCCGTGTCAATGCCCCCGGCGCGTCATTCGTGTGCAACGTCGAAAACACCAGGTGCCCGGTCAACGACGCCTGCACCGCGATCTCCGCCGTCTCGCGGTCGCGAATTTCGCCAATCAGGATCACGTCCGGGTCGTGGCGCAGGATCGCTCGCAGCCCTTTCGCAAACGTCATGCCCGCCTTCGTCGCCACCTGGATCTGGTTGATACCTTCCAGTTGATATTCGATCGGGTCTTCAATCGTCACAATCTTGCGGTCGATCTCGTTGATCCGCGACAGCCCCGCGTAAAGCGACGTCGTCTTCCCGCTGCCCGTCGGCCCGGTCACCAGCGCAATGCCATGCGGCAGTTCCAATATCGCCTCAAACGCCTCGCGATCCCTCGGCCCCATCCCCAGCATCTCAATGCCCAGCAACGCGCCGCCGCGGTCGAGCAATCGCAGCACCACCGCTTCGCCGTGCAGCATCGGAATGATCGACACGCGCACGTCCACCTCTCGGCCGGCGATGCGCAGCTTGATCCGCCCGTCCTGCGGCACGCGCTTCTCCGCAATGTCCAACTGACTCAATATCTTCAATCGAGACACGATCGCCGGCTGAAACCGTCTCAGCTCCGGCGGCACGTTCGCCTGCTGCAACACACCGTCAATGCGATACCGCACACGCAGCGACTCTTCAAACGGCTCGAAGTGCACGTCCGTCGCGCGACGCTCGATCGCCTCGGTGAGCACCTGGTTCACGAACTTCACGATCGACGCGTCTTCCGCCGCCGCCGTGAGGTCCAGGTCGTTCGCACCGTCATCCAGCAGCTGCACGCCCATCCGGTCCGGGTCCGCGCCGATCATCGCCTGCACCGT
It includes:
- a CDS encoding GspE/PulE family protein, producing MADPVLARLRELGLLDEQAAEAVRTARSAGTSLDDALLAAVRQAGGDEAAVLKALADEFDLPFVNLEEHRLDSKLLARFPARVLLERSLLPLEQTNGSVLVATARPFDTTGLDELRLASGLEVRIALASPAELKRQLKLQLGVGADTVQAMIGADPDRMGVQLLDDGANDLDLTAAAEDASIVKFVNQVLTEAIERRATDVHFEPFEESLRVRYRIDGVLQQANVPPELRRFQPAIVSRLKILSQLDIAEKRVPQDGRIKLRIAGREVDVRVSIIPMLHGEAVVLRLLDRGGALLGIEMLGMGPRDREAFEAILELPHGIALVTGPTGSGKTTSLYAGLSRINEIDRKIVTIEDPIEYQLEGINQIQVATKAGMTFAKGLRAILRHDPDVILIGEIRDRETAEIAVQASLTGHLVFSTLHTNDAPGALTRLVDMGVEPYLVASSLELVIAQRLVRLICEDCKAALPADESAKARRQFGDALPDVLFEGRGCRSCQNTGYRGRRGIFELMPVTESLRRMILETRSGGEIREHAMGNGMASLRDDGWRLVREGVTTVAEVLRVTKDERREVEGEGG
- a CDS encoding type II secretion system F family protein, whose product is MSATFSYKAIDGAGKATSGTLSADSRGAAMDEMTRRGLTPVAIEEHAAAATGLMGRGRRVSAAAVDAFTRELANLLAAGVPLGKALQIIAREASSAAEKTQREAIRDAVVDGEPLAEALARHPRSFPTVYVAMVRAGEMGGFLDVVLNQIADFRAREADLVGRVRAALVYPALLAVMTVLVLAACLVFFIPQFAGFFEEYGAELPVLTRAIMAASEAVLSPWSLAVLVVLAIAGLWATRTLATQSGRRWRDRMMLRLPMVGTVLARFALVRFCRMLGTLLGAGVPLIGALRVAREALGNQTLSDVVEQAIERVQHGESLAKSLGEARQLFPASVTEMVAVAEETGRLDGELTRLANSFEGELDRRLRTLVAMAEPAMLVIMAAVVGTVVVGMLMPILTLQDLIQ
- a CDS encoding prepilin-type N-terminal cleavage/methylation domain-containing protein, with the translated sequence MVSVLGTGDVRAGGAHGCDPWALWGAVRAGGGARGGFTLLELVMVLLVVGVLLGVSLPTLRPFVSGREVHAAAGEMVAMTRLARSLAVSEARVYRLHVDLELHELWLSHEELPEDEAVPVPVARPIVLPGDVAVYWEADDETLRRGYVRFYPNGRSDPGVFELVGRRGEPVLVAARSASERYAVREAAALGLGGVR
- the gspG gene encoding type II secretion system major pseudopilin GspG — translated: MKRHGQRVAGFSMIELLLVLVILGVLVGIVVTRFTGRGEQARVTAARADIRSLETALDAFEIDNGRFPTTQEGLEALVERPSNAPNWNRYLSRGVPTDPWGNPYVYEYPGRYNDDGYDLYSEGPEGGDGERIGNW